In Ammospiza caudacuta isolate bAmmCau1 chromosome 2, bAmmCau1.pri, whole genome shotgun sequence, a genomic segment contains:
- the BCL9 gene encoding B-cell CLL/lymphoma 9 protein — protein MHSSNPKVRNSPSGNTQSSPKSKQEVMVRPPTVMSPSGNPQLDSKFSNQGKQGGSTSQSQPSPCDPKSGGHTPKVLPGPGGSMGLKNGAGNGAKGKGKRERSISADSFEQREAGTPNDDPEIKDCNSADHVKSQESQHTPHSMTPSNASAPRSSTPSHGLTATLEPASGQKTPSKVVYVFSTEMANKAAEAVLKGQVETIVSFHIQNISNSKAERNTVPLNPQITALRTEPKALPQPQPPAAQDQNPPQNAKMQPTPPVSAPVSKPTGPPCPIDQDSPSVESKVMSVGSPANSTPLQTEGFGQSSTPNNRAVSPVSQGSNSSAADPKGPPQQGSGGDPSSLGENPDGLSQEQLEHRERSLQTLRDIQRMLFPDEKEFAGGQSGGPPPNAGVLDGPQKKPEGPIQAMMAQSQSLGKGSGSRTDGGAPFGPQGHRDMPFSPDEMGPPPMNSQSGAIGPDHLDHMTPEQVAWLKLQQEFYEEKRRKQEQVVVQQCSLQDMMVHQHGPRGVVRGPPPPYQMTPGEGWGPGGPEPFPEGMNMSHSLPPRGMAPHPNVPGSQMRLPGFAGMMNPDMEGPNVPNPASRPGLSGVSWPDDVPKIPDGRNFPPGQGVFSGPGRGERFPNPQGLPEELYQQQLAEKQMGLPPGLNMEGIRPGMEINRMMPSQRHMEPGNNPIFPRMPVEGPMSPSRGDFPKGMPPQMASSRELEFGMGPGSMKGDMGMNVSMGSNPPLVPQKLREAGVGPEEMMKLRPGVSEMLSSQQKMVPLPFGEHPQQEYGMGPRPFLPMSQGPGVGLRNLREQMGPDQRTNNRLSHMPPLPLNPTSNPNSLNTAPPAQRSLGRKPLDISAAGQVHSPGINPLKSPTMRQVQSPMMGSPSGNLKSPQTPSQLAGMLAGPTAAAAAASIKSPPVLGSAAASPVHLKSPSLPAPSPGWTSSPKPPLQSPGIPPNHKASLTMSSPAMLGNVESGGPPPSTVSQSAPATLPGNLPSSSPYTMPPEPTLSQNPLSIMMSRMSKFAMPSSTPLYHDAIKTVASSDDDSPPARSPNLPPMNSVPGMGINSQNPRISGPNPVGPMPTLSPMGMTQPLSHNNQMPSPNAMGPNIPPHGVPVGPGLMSHNPMMGHGSQESPMVPQGRLGFPQGFAPVQSPPQQVPFPHNGPSGGQGNFPAGMGFHGEGPLGRPTNLPQSSTDPALCKTGGPGGPESFTVLGNNMPSVFTDPELQEVIRPGATGIPEFDLSRIIPSEKPSQTLQYFPRGEVPGRKQPQGPGPGFSHMQGMIGEQTPRMGLTLPGMGGPGPVGTPDIPLGTAPSMPGHNPMRPPAFLQQGMMGPHHRMMSPAQPAMPGQPALMSNPVAAVGMIPGKDRAPAGLYSHPGPVGSPGMMMSMQGMMGPQQNIMIPPQMRPRGMAADVGMGGFSQGPGNPGNMMF, from the exons ATGCATTCCAGTAATCCCAAAGTGAGGAACTCCCCGTCAGGCAACACACAGAG tAGCCCCAAATCAAAGCAGGAGGTGATGGTCCGTCCCCCTACAGTGATGTCCCCGTCTGGCAACCCTCAGCTGGATTCCAAATTTTCCAACCAAGGCAAACAAGGGGGCTCCACCAGCCAATCCCAGCCCTCTCCCTGTGACCCCAAAAGTGGAGGTCACACCCCCAAAGTGCTCCCGGGCCCGGGTGGGAGTATGGGGCTGAAgaatggggctggaaatggtgccaaggggaaggggaagagagagaggagcATTTCAGCAGACTCCTTTGAACAGAGGGAAGCTGGGACTCCTAATGATGACCCAGAAATCAAAG ACTGCAATTCTGCTGATCATGTGAAGTCCCAGGAGTCTCAGCACACACCACACTCCATGACTCCTTCAAATGCTTCAGCCCCAAGGTCTTCCACACCTTCCCATGGTCTGACTGCCACTTTGGAGCCAGCAAGTGGGCAGAAGACTCCATCCAAAGTGGTTTACGTCTTTTCTACTGAGATGGCCAACAA GGCTGCAGAAGCTGTGCTGAAGGGACAGGTGGAAACCATCGTGTCCTTTCATATCCAGAACATCTCAAACAGCAAGGCGGAACGAAACACTGTACCCTTG AATCCTCAGATCACTGCACTTCGGACTGAACCCAAggccctgccacagccccagccccccgCTGCCCAGGACCAGAACCCTCCCCAGAATGCCAAAATGCAGCCGACTCCGCCCGTGTCAGCGCCAGTATCCAAACCCACCGGCCCCCCATGTCCCATAGATCAGGACAGTCCCAGTGTGGAAAGCAAAGTGATGTCTGTGGGCAGCCCTGCCAACTCTACCCCGTTGCAGACAGAAGGATTTGGGCAGAGTTCAACCCCCAATAATCGAGCGGTTAGCCCAGTTTCCCAAGGTAGCAATAGCTCTGCTGCAGACCCCAAAGGCCCTCCCCAGCAGGGGTCTGGTGGGGACCCATCCAGTTTGGGTGAGAACCCCGATGGActgtcccaggagcagctggagcaccGGGAACGCTCGTTGCAGACCCTGAGGGACATCCAGCGCATGCTCTTCCCTGATGAGAAGGAGTTTGCAGGAGGGCAGAGTGGGGGGCCACCCCCAAATGCTGGGGTGCTAGATGGTCCCCAAAAGAAACCTGAAGGGCCGATACAGGCTATGATGGCTCAATCCCAAAGTTTAGGCAAAGGGTCGGGGTCTCGGACAGATGGAGGGGCTCCGTTTGGCCCtcaaggacacagggacatgccTTTTTCCCCAGATGAAATGGGGCCACCACCAATGAACTCCCAGTCAGGAGCCATAGGCCCAGACCACCTGGACCACATGACTCCTGAGCAGGTGGCCTGGCtcaagctgcagcaggagttttacgaggagaagagaaggaagcaAGAGCAGGTGGTTGTGCAGCAGTGTTCTCTGCAGGACATGATGGTCCACCAGCACGGGCCTCGTGGGGTGGTCCGAGGTCCTCCCCCTCCCTACCAGATGACCCCTGGTGAGGGCTGGGGACCTGGGGGTCCAGAGCCCTTCCCTGAAGGCATGAACATGTCCCACTCTCTGCCCCCCAGGGGCATGGCCCCTCATCCCAACGTGCCCGGGAGCCAGATGCGCCTGCCTGGTTttgcaggaatgatgaatcctGACATGGAAGGccccaatgtcccaaatcccGCCTCACGGCCCGGGCTTTCAGGAGTTAGTTGGCCAGATGATGTGCCAAAAATCCCAGATGGGCGAAACTTCCCTCCTGGTCAGGGTGTCTTCAGTGGCCCTGGCCGAGGGGAACGGTTCCCCAATCCGCAGGGCCTGCCTGAAGAGCTctatcagcagcagctggctgagaAACAGATGGGCCTTCCTCCTGGTCTGAACATGGAAGGCATCAGGCCCGGCATGGAGATCAACAGAATGATGCCCTCCCAGAGACACATGGAGCCTGGGAACAACCCCATCTTCCCTCGCATGCCGGTAGAAGGACCGATGAGCCCGTCGAGGGGGGACTTCCCAAAAGGAATGCCCCCACAAATGGCTTCtagcagggagctggagtttGGGATGGGCCCTGGCAGCATGAAGGGGGACATGGGCATGAATGTCAGCATGGGCTCCAACCCACCCCTGGTCCCTCAGAAGCTGAGGGAGGCAGGAGTCGGGCCGGAAGAGATGATGAAGCTGCGCCCCGGCGTGTCGGAGATGCTCTCCTCTCAGCAGAAGATGGTGCCGCTGCCGTTTGGGGAGCACCCGCAGCAGGAGTATGGCATGGGTCCCAGGCCTTTCCTTCCCATGTCTCAGGGCCCGGGAGTCGGCCTGCGGAATCTCAGAGAACAGATGGGGCCTGACCAAAGGACTAACAACCGGCTCAGCCACATGCCGCCACTACCTCTCAATCCCACCAGTAACCCGAATAGCCTCAACACTGCTCCCCCTGCACAGCGCAGCCTCGGCCGCAAGCCCTTGGATATCTCTGCGGCTGGCCAGGTGCACTCGCCGGGAATCAACCCCCTCAAGTCCCCCACCATGCGCCAGGTCCAGTCTCCCATGATGGGGTCTCCCTCGGGGAACCTCAAGTCCCCTCAGACGCCCTCCCAGCTGGCAGGAATGCTCGCGGGCCCCACTgccgcagctgctgctgcctccattAAATCCCCCCCTGTCTTGGggtctgctgctgcctctcctgtcCACCTCAAGTCTCCGTCTCTCCCCGCACCTTCTCCTGGATGGACTTCATCTCCAAAGCCTCCTTTGCAGAGCCCTGGCATTCCCCCGAACCACAAGGCGTCTCTAACCATGTCTTCTCCAGCCATGCTGGGGAACGTGGAGTCGG gtgGTCCACCTCCTTCCACAGTCAGCCAGTCTGCTCCTGCGACTCTCCCTGGAAATCTTCCCTCTAGCAGTCCTTACACAATGCCTCCAGAGCCAACCCTGTCCCAGAATCCCCTCTCCATTATGATGTCCAGGATGTCCAAATTTGCCATGCCCAGCTCTACGCCGCTCTATCATGATGCCATCAAAACTGTGGCCAGCTCGGATGACGACTCCCCTCCAGCGCGCTCCCCAAACTTGCCACCTATGAACAGTGTACCAG GAATGGGCATTAATTCTCAGAATCCTCGAATTTCAGGTCCAAACCCAGTGGGTCCAATGCCAACCCTTAGCCCAATGGGAATGACCCAGCCTCTTTCCCATAACAACCAGATGCCCTCTCCAAATGCTATGGGACCCAATATACCTCCTCACGGGGTCCCCGTGGGACCTGGCCTGATGTCACACAACCCAATGATGGGGCATGGTTCCCAGGAGTCTCCAATGGTACCTCAAGGACGCCTGGGCTTCCCACAGGGGTTCGCTCCCGTACAGTCCCCTCCACAGCAGGTGCCATTTCCACACAACGGGCCCAGCGGTGGACAGGGCAacttcccagcaggaatgggcTTCCACGGAGAAGGACCTCTGGGGCGTCCTACCAACCTGCCCCAAAGTTCGACAGATCCAGCACTTTGCAAGACTGGAGGCCCTGGCGGTCCAGAATCCTTCACTGTTCTCGGAAACAACATGCCTTCGGTTTTCACCgatccagagctgcaggaggtgatCCGTCCCGGAGCCACGGGAATACCCGAGTTTGACCTGTCCAGGATTATCCCGTCCGAGAAGCCCAGCCAGACACTACAGTATTTCCCTCGCGGGGAGGTGCCGGGCCGCAAGCAGCCGCAGGGTCCCGGGCCTGGCTTCTCCCACATGCAGGGGATGATAGGAGAGCAGACCCCGAGGATGGGACTAACATTGCCCGGCATGGGGGGCCCCGGGCCGGTGGGAACTCCGGATATCCCCCTGGGCACGGCTCCGTCCATGCCCGGTCACAACCCGATGAGGCCGCCGgccttcctgcagcagggcatGATGGGGCCGCACCACCGCATGAtgtcaccagcacagcccgCCATGCCCGGCCAGCCCGCGCTCATGAGCAACCCCGTGGCCGCCGTGGGCATGATCCCGGGCAAGGACCGAGCCCCCGCCGGGCTCTACAGCCACCCGGGCCCCGTGGGGTCGCCCGGCATGATGATGTCGATGCAGGGCATGATGGGACCCCAACAAAACATCATGATTCCCCCCCAGATGAGGCCCCGAGGTATGGCTGCTGATGTTGGCATGGGAGGATTTAGCCAAGGCCCTGGAAACCCAGGGAACATGATGTTTTAA